The Gracilibacillus caseinilyticus genome segment GACAAATCTTGTTAGAATAAGATTAGATAGATCGAGGTGTTGAAATGTTTGAATTTATATTGTTGGATTGTATGTTGAAATTAAATGGCGAACGGACGATGTATAATATATATCATTTATTGACAGCCAAAAAATCAACACAAACGATTCAGGACAGTAATATTTTTGGATTGACTGCTTATTTTGGTATATATAAATCAATGACCAGGAAACAGTTTGATGAAGAGGTGCAACGACTAGAAAAAAAGAATTGTATTGTAATGGAAGCAAGAGATACAGTAAAGCTTACAAATAAAGGGATGACGTTACATAAGCAGCAGGGGCAACATTATCTCCCTCTTCTAACATTAAATGGAATAGAGTACGAACAGCATGCGGAGAAGCTCTTGCAACATGTGATATTATTCGTGCAGACCATCACACATTTACATATGCGAAAACATAGTTTCATACCGATTGTTGACGATATAGCCACACAGCGATTTGTGAAGACAGTCTGGCGTAACAATCAGGTGCATGGAACTCAAAGGATGTTAGACCAGCTTTATGAAGATTTGTACCGATTATTGGAATTTTTCCCTAGTGATCATGCTGCAATATTTGTTGATCGTCTCTCAACCGATCAAAGAATAGGATTAAGCAGGTATCAATTAGCGGAGAAATTCCAAATGACTATCCACGATATTTCCA includes the following:
- a CDS encoding helix-turn-helix domain-containing protein, whose amino-acid sequence is MFEFILLDCMLKLNGERTMYNIYHLLTAKKSTQTIQDSNIFGLTAYFGIYKSMTRKQFDEEVQRLEKKNCIVMEARDTVKLTNKGMTLHKQQGQHYLPLLTLNGIEYEQHAEKLLQHVILFVQTITHLHMRKHSFIPIVDDIATQRFVKTVWRNNQVHGTQRMLDQLYEDLYRLLEFFPSDHAAIFVDRLSTDQRIGLSRYQLAEKFQMTIHDISIINMNIIHNLCRMIVANDSTSLLKQLYPVRTKQLLISDSANQTLYYVKKKLSISEISSIRRLKESTIKDHLIEIAYAAKEFQWQHYVNHHDYQLIQSVIINTNSKKLKDLKVQLPTNINYFQIKLVLAMEQQGERRKDDA